AACAGTCTCCTTAAAGTAACTTTCTCCTCAAACGCATGTTGGGGCACTTGCCAGGTTTTCAGGTACGTATTTACGTCAGTGTCAAGATCAACTGCTCCTTCCTCAAGCAGCTTTAGTACAGATAAGGCAGCGACCGGTTTGCTGATCGAACCAGCCTGAAACAAAGTATTCACATCTACTTTGGTGGAATCATTGGTATTCGCATATCCGTAGCCTTTGGCCCATTGCAGCTTTCCGTCCCTCACTACGGCAATACTTACACCAGGCACCCTAAGCTCCAACATCCGCTCTTTAATGTTATGGTATTCCCAATCCTCTCCCTGGATCACAATGGAAGCGAGTAATCCATTTTCGATGGTTGAAATTTCCTGTGACAGATCTTTCGTTACCTGGCTTTTGCAGCTTGAAAACAGGATCAACAGGAATAACAGTGACAGAAGTCTTCGCATGAAACTTACATTGTTTACACAATAAAGATAATAGAAGCCGTCTTTGAAAAGTCGGAATCCAATTAGATACTTAATCTCTGAAGATATCGTTGATCGAGTAGATGACCTGATCCAACTCCTCAATGGAATCTTTTAGGATTTTGAGTATTTCTGGATCCAGGTTTTGTTCATCCATTTTCTCCACCACATGTACTGCACTCATGATTTTGGCCAGAGGCGCCCGCAAATGATGCGCATTGATAAACGCATATTCTTCTAGTTTGAGGTTTTTATCCTGTAGTTCTTTAGTCCTCTCTTTTACCTTTTCTTCCAGGTGATCATTAAGGTCCTGAATTTCTCTGGTTCTTGCAGCAATCAACGCCTTCAGGTTCCGTTGCTTCTTGATCAACAAGACATAGCGAAAATAGAAAACGGTCCTGGCAATAGCGATCAGCGTCAGCACACCCAGTAAATAAAACCACCACCTATAATAAAAAGGCTTTTTGATCTCGAAGTTGTAAACCGTGGAATCACCCCATTCACCGTTGCCAAATCGAGCCTGAACCTCAAATTGATAGGTCCCATATTCCAGATTCGTGAGTGTTACC
This DNA window, taken from Cytophagales bacterium, encodes the following:
- a CDS encoding serine hydrolase domain-containing protein — its product is MRRLLSLLFLLILFSSCKSQVTKDLSQEISTIENGLLASIVIQGEDWEYHNIKERMLELRVPGVSIAVVRDGKLQWAKGYGYANTNDSTKVDVNTLFQAGSISKPVAALSVLKLLEEGAVDLDTDVNTYLKTWQVPQHAFEEKVTLRRLLTHTAGTSVHGFPGYTQADTFPAINEVLNGEGNTSRIYVSTPPDSIWRYSGGGCKKC